GAGGAGGGGTTGGCGAGCCTCCCCGGCCTGGGCGACTTCGACCTGCCGGACGCCGATCACGAGGCGCTGCGGGCACGGCTGCATGTGGTGGCCGACCAGCGTGCCGGTCAGGCTTAACCGCTATCTCGCGTCCACCGGAGTCGGCTCACGGCGCGCGGCCGACGAGGTCATCCGCGCCGGCCGGGTCACGGTGAACGGCGCGGCCGCGGAGCTCGGGACGCTCGTCTCCGAGGGCGACGACGTGCGCGTCGACGGCCGACCGGTGCATGTGCAGGCGACGATGGTCGTGCTTCTGCACAAGCCGGCCGGCGTGGTGACGACGGCGCGCGACCCGCAGGGCCGGCCGACGGTCGTCGAGCTCGTGCAAGCGCCGGCACGGCTCTTCCCGGTGGGCCGGCTCGACCGCGAGACGACCGGCCTGCTCCTGCTCACGAACGACGGCGCGCTGGCCGACCGGCTGATGCATCCGCGCCACGGCGTCCGCAAGACCTACGTGGCCCGGGTCGCGGCCGATCCTGGCGAGCCGGTGCTCGAACGGCTGCGCCGCGGCGTCGAGCTGGAGGACGGGCCGACGGCGCCGGCCGAGGTGCGCCTGGCCGGCCCGGGATGGGTCGAGATCACGATCCACGAGGGCCGGAACCGCCAGGTGCGGCGGATGCTCGCCGCGGTCGGGCATCCGGCCCGGGGGCTGCATCGCTCCGCCTACGGCGGCCTCGAGCTGGGCGACCTCGCTCCCGGCGAGTGGCGCGAGCTGACCGACACCGAGGTGGAGGCGCTGCGCGGTGCATGACGCCGTCGTCGTCGGCGCGGGCATCTCCGGCCTCGTCGCCGCCCATCGCCTGCAGGCCGACGGGGCGGACGTCGTCGTGCTCGAGGCCTCGGGGCGGGTCGGCGGGCGGGTGTGGACACCGACCGCTGCGGGGGTGCGGTTCGAGGCCGGGGGAGAGGCGGTCGACCGCGTGAACGAGGCGCTGCGCACCGTCGCGGGCGAGGTCGGGGCGGAGCTGCGCGACTCCGAGGTCGGCTGGGGCGACCACGGCCCGGTGCCCGTCCGCTGGCACGTCGGCGGCCGCATGTTCGCCCGGGCCGAGGGCGCCTACCTGCGTCTCGGCGCCGAGCTGGAGCGGTTGGGCGGGGAGGCCGGGCCGCACGACGATGTCCTGACCGTCGCCGACTGGCTGGCGGCCGAGGGCGCCTCGGCCCAAGAGTGGGCGGCGTGCGAGACGGCGATCGCGATCACGGCGTCGACCGTGCCGCTGCGGCAGATGTCGCTGCGGGCGCTGGCCGTGAA
This region of Gaiellales bacterium genomic DNA includes:
- a CDS encoding pseudouridine synthase — encoded protein: MPVRLNRYLASTGVGSRRAADEVIRAGRVTVNGAAAELGTLVSEGDDVRVDGRPVHVQATMVVLLHKPAGVVTTARDPQGRPTVVELVQAPARLFPVGRLDRETTGLLLLTNDGALADRLMHPRHGVRKTYVARVAADPGEPVLERLRRGVELEDGPTAPAEVRLAGPGWVEITIHEGRNRQVRRMLAAVGHPARGLHRSAYGGLELGDLAPGEWRELTDTEVEALRGA